The Melitaea cinxia chromosome 9, ilMelCinx1.1, whole genome shotgun sequence DNA segment aataatgatgatacTCTAGTGATACAAAATCCCTTGAAGTTATGaaagaaatgttttaattttaagccATCGGCCTAATCTAAAAATGTCGTTTACAAACAGGTATGGATTGACGCGGCGTCCCAAATCTTCTTCTCCCTGGGCCCAGGCTTCGGCACACTGTTGGCTCTGTCCAGCTACAACAAATTCAACAACAATTGCTATCGCGACGCGCTAATCACATCTTCAATCAACTGCCTCACTAGCTTTCTCGCCGGATTCGTCATCTTCTCCGTTTTAGGGTATGTcactttcaaattatttaaagtcaaatgtcacttttaaaaatataattgtcaatgatttttattacttaattataaccatgaaaagtattatttactatttcataTCTAGTTTTTAATtgctgttaaaaaaatactaagccTTAATGAAACTCATCTATGCCTCTCAATTGAAAgaaacccccccccccatatCCCCGATAGTAACCGCACCACCACCAGTAGTAAGTAGTTGTAAAGTCGTctaatgtaaaaatttaatggTTAAGAatcaatataagtatataatcgTAAAATTCTGAGGTATTGCACGTATTGTAGTTTCATCTGTTCGTTTGCCACTAAAATGCTACATCAAACAGaagttacattaattaatagACAGATCCTACTGATCTAAACATAGCTTAAGCACAAgctatatatttcatttataggTGTGTATGTAATTTGTAATGAAACATATAAGACCTCACAATTTGActtatatgtgctgtgtggctacggcaccaaagaatatagccaccccctctggactgcaataggctggaatgatgatgatgatgatgatgatgaatttgacttagttttaaaatttataaaagacaTGAAAGTCACGTCTACTGTATCTGATCAAATTATAATGTCTTCAGATATATGGCACATGTTCAAAACAAAAGTATCGAGGAGGTAGGTCTGGAGGGCCCTGGTCTGGTATTCATCGTGTACCCGGAGGCCATCGCTACTATGACCGGTTCTGTTTTCTGGGCTATCATATTCTTCCTCATGCTGATAACTCTCGGACTTGATAGCACGTTTGGTGGTAAgtttatttgtaactttaaatGTTGATGATAATTAATtgaacaaaatttcatgagaatcggtcaaaccgtttcggaggattttaactacaaacactgcgacacgagaattttatatattagactaacACTCAGTAACTCAAGTAAGCATTAATTTAAAACACTTAAATTGAAACTTAAACTGACATATTGTAGGCCTAGAAGCTGTGACTACTGCTCTATGTGACGAGTACCCGCGGGTTCTTGGACGACATCGAGAAATGTTTGTAGCGGTTCTGTTGCTCTTCATCTACATCTGTGCCCTACCGACTACCACTTACGTAAGTTGAcgatatattataatgaaaactctcttttatatcatatcaaaaatcgacagTTCCAACggccgaatataaaatcatcatatcaaaaatttcgattaaTTAgagggtacatcgttccatagcttagttggctagagcgccaacacggtcagtcggagacgcgggttcgaaccccgctggagcggtcattttttgatatgatattaaagaatgtttagaatttcctaatgtgcgagtaacacaaaaacaaaaatcgtaCAAATGAAAACTCTCTATTAACAAAAATGTCGAAATAATGTGACATGAACTGCCGAAATTTTTTGGCAGATATGTCGTACAGCCatatacataggtacatatatttttagtaattacattctttaaataaattttaatatttcgtttcgTACATTGCCATATCATATCATTAACAATCTATgcctaataataattttcattatattaccTTTtattaatcacaaaaaaaaattgaaaaaaaaacgtaatgatcgaaaaaaaaaatgtctgtcCATCATATTTAAGAGGTAGTAAAGTTTTATCTACATACTTGCTGACTTCCCTGTCAAAAGGGACGTAACGTTAGCTGATAAATCATAAGGAGCCTATCCTTGTGGCCTTTACGATTGGGTATTATCGGTTTACGACTGACCTTGCGTAAAGTTTAAAACATTGAAGAAAATTTACCATCTCTTGCTAAGTTCGtaacttgttaaatattttcaataaaacaaataaaaattctacTATTTTGTATTGACTTTTTAAATGCTATTTCTAGAAAGTTCTGGTTCTATtacgtgatttatttttaagtatgaaAGCAAAATCAAAGAAACATGTAGGCTTTAGAATTAACAGAAAAAcctagaaaaaatatttaataccttttaaaatattcacaaaccaaaatatacaaaacacatgagtgcgcgccatttttggcgggaacttgtggaggcttatgttcagcagtggactatattaggctgaagtgaaaatattcacataaattttaaatcgaGTAACAATACTATTTATAATgtgttttatgtaatatttttgtggctagtaaaatatattaaatatttatttgtaaaactttGTGATTACATATGATATACTAAAGAGACCCTTTAAAAACTGAGACTGAAATTTCACCGTGTGGCATATTTCTGTGTTTGATCCCATCGAAATAAACCTcgagagaaaaaataaataaacggaaCGACTAGCCGCTTAATCTCGGAAACAAATAGTAAATGTATTCAATAAATTACTGGTGCGTTATCAGGAGCGGTCGGAGGCGAGAATGTATTCCGTTGCATAATTCATTTCGTACTTAGAGGGATGACCTGGCAGTGTGGCGGTGGGGAACTTGAGTGGATAGTTCTCTTTCGTGATTTAACAGAACTTGTGGATTcacattgattttatttcaagaggattttatttttgagtttattttaaGCATAGCTGTTTGGgctttttatagttataaattttgttaaacattgttttagtaaaattttaggTCATTATAGACTGACTATGATAAATGTGCTTTTGTTAGTCAACTTGTAAAAACTGGAAAAGTATAATAGATTACAAGCCATAccggttttaatttttgtgcATCTACTTGTCACGTCTAATTTCCTTAACATTTTTGTACTGGACGTTCTGAATGGATTTAGTCAAATGGTTTTACGTTACTTTTGTGGTTATAGTTCGGCATCCATTACTCGTCCCTGTGGAAAAACTCCGATAAAAAATGTTCCATAGGGGATcctgatagatctatctggatcaAAAAATgtccagataaaaattgtattttaacgcATCCAATTTGAATATAgtatttggaatccctgttttaAACACGCAATAGtatacaataacttcccatcaatcatcgtttttttatttggatctaTCTGGAACTTTTAGCAAGGATagcatcatcatcacagcctatacagtccactgctggacataggcctccacaagtttacgccaaaaataacgtgaactcatgtgtgttgcccatagtcaccacgctgggcaggcgggttggtgaccgcagtactggctttgtcgcaccgaagacgctgctgcccgtcttcggcctgtgtatttcaaaaggATAGCATATCGTTTCCTATATTTTAGAAACTGTAGTTGGTTAACTGAATTGGTTGAAATTAAGATTGTtgtattcaaacaaacaaatcagctttaaaatataataattgcatCACTCAATGTGATTAAAATTACCTGTACTTAGGTATGTATACATCTCAAAAGAACCCATCAACCCAAAACAAGGAACTTGTACCCaaactacaaaatatttcttactaaaaaaaattattgttactttCCTAATCTATGGTCATATTTAGGGCGGCGTGTATTTAGTGGATCTGCTGAACGTGTATGGTCCGGGGCTGGCGATTCTGTTCGTGGTATTCGCGGAGGCGGCGGGCGTGTGCTGGGTGTACGGGGTTGACAAGTTCTCAGAAGACGTGCGAAGCATGCTCGGACACACGCCTGGTTGGTTCTGGAGAGCCTGCTGGTCTTATATCAGGTGaactatttataacatttataaatataatatatcgacTGTCgctacgtataatatcgaaattgaaaaaaggcactttacattttttacgctgaatgtTTTGTTAAGTATCGATGATGAGTATAAACTCatgaaaattttgattttatgtgtattttatagcatttccTCTTTTTTCTtcgaaaatatacataaaaagtagctttttcatgcaataaaaaaaatagaaacttttcagtttcgatactgtacgtacAGACAGACAGTCGATATGTAATAGTTGCTTACTCTAAATTTAGCGGAGCCCTTTGTGGATAATTTGGGAGTTAACAGCTGGCAGTCACATATTCTGCTGAATTTCTAAGTTTCTGAGTGCTAAAGTATTTGAAAATCACTACAAGCTGACTCTACAAGGGAAAACCGACCTTACTCCCGATCCTCCCCAGCAGTTCACGCCACGTTACTCACAgcaggagcacaacactgcttcaGAACAGTGTTATtcagctgtggtcttctgtaagtttgTGTGAGGTAATGAGTTAAGGTACTTTCCTTGTTGAGCTGCTTCAGACTTTAAACTGGATATATCCTGGTAGACCCTGCTTCAATAAATACGTCTATAATTACTCCTGatgttatgtattttaattcaGTCTTTCTCTTTTCTCATAGAAGATCTCTCTCTGAATTCATggataaaaactttaaaatgaataGTCGTTTAGTTTAAATCAAAACGAACCTATAATGACCCAtaacactttaaatttttttatatagctaaGAAAAATTGCAGCTCAAACAGAATATTAGTTTTTGACAATTACTATATTCTGAAAATACCTCTTACGTCCTTACAAACACCAAGGAAATCATTCTAAAAAAATCCATCATAGTCGAAGTTGActctacttaataaaaatattttatttatttatttatttatttatgcattaacaaaaacttagaactaacattacagtaacccaatgcgttagttaatttgatcacaacaaataacattaaatttaacaaacaatttaaataattcaataaaaacaaaataatcaaaaaatataaaataatcaataaataatcacacttaaaaaattcataaaatttataaaaaacaaacataataataatacaaattattacatatatatcatcTAGTCCCGTGTTCCTGCTCGTGCTGTTCGTGTTCTCCGTGCTGGCGCACGAGGAGATGCTGGGCGGCGAGTACGTGTTCCCGCGCTGGTCCATCCGCGTGGGCTGGCTCATGACCGGCACCACCGTCGCCTGCATCCCGCTCTACATCGTCTACAAGTTCCTCATCACCCCGGGCAATTGTGTCAATGTAAGTTAACACTTAGAAATTgatgctgatgatgatgatgattacatCTAATTACCTTACATTGAAGATCATACTCAAATGTTCATACATTTCATAGAAATGTTCAATCATTCTTTGATGTGAATGAATGTCAACGGAAACTCCTTAAGATTGTCGttgtgaataataaaaaaagattaactaactatatatatatatatatatattttatatcactaggtcggcaaacaagtgtacgattcacctgatggtaagcgattaccgtagcttatagacgcctgcaacaccagaagcatcgcaagcgcgttgccaaccaaATCCCcagtccccccaggagctctggtcaccttactcaccaacaggaacacaatactgcttgaaaacagtattatttagctgtgatcttctgtaaggtcgaggtactaccccagtcgggctgctccgtattttgagcaggaaattcctgctgtgctctacctcagtcaTATTTACTCctgtttttatcattttacgtcttaaatgaatttaattaagaatttaattattttaaaataatgttacacATACCGAATAATCAAATAGATATTTACTAAAATTCGTAATCatcgtaataaaaaatctttgtaAAATTTAGCTAATGTTACATTTAATCTGACAGCGAATAAAGGCTATCACCCGTCCGGAAGTGACGTCCATACCACCGGCCGACCACGCGCTATGCAGTCTGTGACCTACCCACCTCACCTACAGCTATCAAACAGCCTCCACGCTAGAAAACAAACCACCAAATATTGAATGGCTCGTTTGAACCATACCAATCATCGTATTACTTAAGAAAGCTTCGAAGAATCTCTACATTTAATGATCAGCTCTacactaatttttaaatagtgaaAGCTTTTGAGACAATGTTGGTGTTTTGTATTAAGAATGTTCCGTTTTAAAAAtcgtaatgtaatgtaaaatcGACTTACCAACTTACAAGTTTTCTGTGTATCTTTCAAAATCAACAATGCTTAGTGAATTAAGATTATTATGGAAATATTCGCGTTGCTTtgacaaatatatattgaaaaaaaaatcacctttaaacattttatagtacatatataaaatgtagaatttatatttaaaaaacatacaaatgtattattcattaggtacaaaacaaaaaactatgtGTGTTCTAACTTAGACACTAGAATGTTAGGAATGaagcttttttattataaaagcttagtttttaaaaataaatagtaaatatactaTCAAATCGTATAAGTACattatgtatttacatttaAGATTCTTTGTAATCAAACAATACAAAGATAGTTTTAAGTGATTAGCGTGTTCGCATGttgtatattgaaatttatttcataaatagtaTTAGAAagctttatattataaataaaataaagtatagcaAAGGAATCGTGCGGGTCTCAAGATTTAGgtactatatattaatatataaaggaatatatCTCGACTGgagaatttttaataacttataattaagGAAAGTAGTAAGTTATTTGTAGTTATATTAATCTTATatctacaaataatatttaatattgtatttaatagaGTTAGTTTGTAttgtaatgattttaataaaaataaagtatgtagccgaatatatttgtgtaattatataataagaataCTCTCTATTATAATTTGAAGGCGAGTACGATATATAATTAGATTTTATGAAGGAtaggataaaaaaatgtaagcgATTTCTAGAAAATAGCAACGAAAATGTAGTTGTACATATATCATGTATATGAATAAGAAATGCTGGTCggactataattaattacttttacgcaaataatttttatatgcttCGTGTAATTTAAgagcttgttttattttatttcagattcGCTATGTATTGAAATTATATACTCTGTATAACTTtatctgtaaatttttataaattgcaaCATTTCTACATTCCAGGGCAATGAATGTAGAAATgtcaatattaaaaaaggttgaatatttttttttgttaattaaaagatgtattggaatataaatttatagaataatattaattaaattataatgacaTACTATTTATTGtagaaaaactaatttaaatggCTTTGGCATAGTACTTAAACTTATGCCTTGTTGTAGATTcaagctttttaatatttaataataaaatataaatatttcgatgttagcttaattaaaaatcatataaacGAATAGggcaatgtattttttaaagatattacaattttttaacgtTTCGTCAccatttttatactaaaacttaTAATCTACGACAATTTAAGtacttaattattgttttttttttttttttgacaaatataaaCAACTATCGTAAGAAATAAACGTGACAATTTATGTTAAGTATACAGCAATTGAGTTTCGATATTCTTTATGAATATTGTTGAATAGATTTAGTAGTAAATGTCAGTGTTGTCTGTGCTacgtgtttttatataaaattaaaaaaaaagttcatataTCCCACTGTTGGTGTTGCATTGTTTCGATCGTTTTGTCgctgttaatatttatttttgtacatttaataattataaatcaacgTTTAAATATTGCGTAATCTGTAGATTGTTGTGTGGTAGCATtgttaattagaaataaaatacaaatgattAGATAGGCCTGTGTCAGCCATTACAGGTCCGTCTGGACATTTGTTCacaaatattgttgttttatttgtcaTATCTTCGAGGGaacataaatctatacaaataaatataattggagtgtctgtttgtaatattaaaataaccgctttttactaaatgcatacggaagtatacacggtacatataccaaaataacatttttttacattttttgtctgtctgtctgtctgtttgttccgactaatctctgaaacggctagaccgattttggcgggactttcactggcagatagctgatgtaataaggagcaacttaggctacttttattttagaaatgtatttattttataactgcgaactgaacaataacttttttgttaaattccccGCGTACGAAGACGCGAgctcagctagtctataatataaatgttcATATCATAGAATACAGTCTGTAATTCAGTAATGTAAATGCATATTAAGTATCTAAATAACAAACAACAGATCCATAGACTGTTGAGACGAGattagatatatgtattttaaatttgtggTGCTTTATGGTGTATGTTTCTGCGCATACGACTGAGAAATTTTTGCTAATAGGGTTCGTTAAGTGAAAgtcgtttatttaaaaaagacaaCTTATAATTTGTTTAGGCTAGACAGTTGTGTACTTGTTTAGCTTCTAACTCGCTAAGCCGGAGCTCTTCGATATATTGCAGATGAAACATTCGTACaacttacatataataatataactcaTGCGTTATTGCGTGcactacataatatttaaagttacaaCAATTACACAAAATTAGTTAGGTCCACCTCAAAGATTAATAAAAGGAATACGACTTTTAATTCTCTTTCCCCTGCAgaaagtttcaaataaaaacgaTGATTGACGGGAAGTTATTGTAGACTAtcgtgtgtttgaaacaggcaCTCCAAAATGTTCATACAATgtttatctgggctatctggataCATCTATCTGGATTTCCAGAACTTACAGCAGGGAATCGACATCAAacttatttaatcaaaaatttataaagacttcaaaaaaggttacAATATAAGACCGTCTAGATCGGACGTGCCTTGTCATTGTGAAAACTTCAAAATGTGAgatgaaaatatttagttaacactaaaattaaataaaaattacagtgtAAAGGCGAGATGTGTcagtgaaatttattttaaagatgatAAGACAAAGAAGAGTCGATTCACGACACCGGCCATCATATGGCGGGCAAAACTGTAAGCTTCAATACACATTGCGTGAGTTcacttaattttaaatgaaaattttcacGTCTTTACAAACAACGGGCTTGttgatttataaaacaaaatatatttttattttttattatattacgctatagaaaatatttatgctacaatatatatattagataaactttaaaaaagtaacaatataATCTCTCCGAGGATAGAGAAATAGGATATATTGTCAACATTTTtgttatacatacattttaagttaCTTAATTACGCGGCCTTCAGctaaatttgttatattttaaactagtgCATTAGAATTTACAATCATACCCTCACCAGCCAATAGAATGAAATagacttcgaccttacagacgacggctaggctttagattaagaaccgcatcttgaagttagataggttagggttttttttgtaaccaaattAGGTGTAAACAGTCTAATTTGgtaattagataggttagggtaatttttttttgtaacgaaaatatGCTGATAAACGACGACCACCGCTAAATAAGGATAGTGGTTAGACCTCGAGGAGCTAGTGGGCAACGTGCGTGTATACTGTAACTGCTAACAATGTGTGGGCtatgcttgtttaccgacctagtcgtataaaaaaacgagtgtgttttagacaCACAGGACTggcaaaaacttttttagctccatctaacatatatctccctctcaacttacgttcacctcgcccgatcacacttttcgtaacgctctcacaTCACTCGTTCACCAatttactctccaagtcaagcttGCATAaagactagtccgttggcgcagtttgtagtgcttttgCTTTCTGTGTCGCGGGTTGCGggtcgattcccacctgagtctgggtattatataatatttgtatttatatatttatttatgtattatttctatgtatatttatcaaaaaaaaagttatagcagtctgctgttacctgtaacacaagcattaagttgcttaccataggaacagacgaccctgTGTgtgtatgatatttatatttattatttattagaagttttacttcaacaattGTTTAGagaacgttatttattatttgtcgtCAGAATCTATACGAATGCCCGATAGAATCGATAGCGAAGTGGCTGAGCTGCAACGGGGAGGTCTGGGGGATGGGCCCGACAATGGTGTTCGCGAGCGCCGCCGCACTCTTCCTCTACAACGAGCTGCAGGCGACCGTGTTCACACCTGGCGATCACGTGCGCGTCTCGCTGCTAGAGAAGACCCTCATTGTGAGGATACAAGACTTTATACCAACAAAAAATCATACTGGTAGCAATTGACCAAAAGAACATAAATACtccatttcaaataaattttatatgtcaGTATTCGTTTGGCTATTAGTTAGGAATAGTGCAGGCGTTATATCACCTGGTTGCAGCACTAATGGTCACGCTTTCGATCTCcaaatcaatcaataataactaatatagtGTAATAATGTTTGGCCATAAAGATGCTCTGCAATGGTCTCCAAAGTTTTTGAGtaattgacttttaaatctttaatatctatataattcAGTCTTACTGAATGTTAGACTGAATTTTCTACGTTATCATACTTACTTCATATCAATATATGGTATAAATAACCCTAGTACTTAATGTAAAAATTGCTTATTACGTTACTTGTTAGTAATTTGTGTTATTCGAAATATTATTGcatgtgaaaaaaatatgataattcaCTACTTTTTTAACAGTCGACAATGGTCGTTGGAATGCTGTCCCTGATGGTCCACCTCTGGGTGTGCTCAATGCGCTTCTTTCAGTACTATCTCGACACCCTTATTAAAGACGTAAGTATTTATACCTAAATGCTCTTACTAGCAGCTCGGACTAACTTCGTTCTCTCAAaacttaatagtattttttttttaaagtggtaTTATATAAGTGTTATATTGTGTTACTTCAAATCATCAAAGATGAATATTGTCAGTTAAACTGATAAATTAGAGAAACAAAAGCTGCGGTATCTTTAACTAAAAACCAGCAACAAACGTAATAACATATCTGATCACGATTCTTTTTATATTCGTCTCTGTCTGCATCAGAATTTAATTCCATCACAGAGTCCCAGCATGCTGCTAGAGTTGACGACAGCGGGACTACTAGGCCAAACAGAAATGGTACCTCTCGGGCCCTTGACCAGATTTCTAAAGCAGCAGCAGCCTCAGATCCACATCACGGTCTGCTGGTTCCTGTCGCTCTGCTACGCGGACTACGTGAGGAAGCACTACTGCAGGAGATTCAATATGCCGTACCTGGAGCAGTGGTTGGTAAAGTGGGGAGTTGTATTCTTCTGGATATGTTTTGGTGACTATAATTAGGTTACGATTACCGATTTTTAACACATCATCGAATTGTTTGAATTAGATTGGTATGAAATACTTAATCTTGCTTGAATATTTGTCCACAAAAATGTAAATCTATACTGCAATTGAAACTTATTCACTGTCATATTGTTTTTtgatgtttacgcgaatttcacccattataatgaaacacagtcttcccgtgaccatggttgctgtaaggtATCtaaaacgtcgggcatctaaaaaacttaataagccgcgataaaatcgaaaaagttgtttcaatataattaGTCATTGTTATTTGAAATGACTATTACTGTTGCCTGTTCGAAATGTTATCAAACATATTAAACGTAAACAAGCTGCAAAGAATTGACTTTgttagtgtaaataaaaaatgtgaagCAAGTGGACTGTATTTAATGTCGAAATTAAGATGTATAAAAACTGATGAATTAACAATATTGAGCCTGGTGCGGCTAAACGTAAAAGTGACCGCTAGTAGGAGCGCGCGGGGGAACGCTCCGCTAGCCGTAGACGCAGCAAGCCACTGTCCTGTGCGTTGTACCGGTGTGCGTTGTACCGGTGTGCGATGTCGCGAATAGACTTTAAGcaatacaaaaattatcaatGGTTCTAAACAATGTCTCTACATCGACtctaattattaataatcttaAGTTTGTATGTTTAGGCGTGGCTATATTAAGTTATACTTAAGCCTCAGTTTAACCATGCAGGCAAGCCGAGCTACACGCGCGCGTGTCTCACGGCGTACACAGCACCGTGGAGAAAGTGAACAGTGCGGTGTGCGCCGCGCAGCGCCGCCTGCGCCGCTACACGCAGTCGCCACCGCCAGCGACTGACGAGCATACGTGCGTGTATAATGCTTTTATGtacttatagatatatatgttgGAGAGATTAGAATTATCCGTTTTCTACCGTTAACAAAAATCGTAAACTTTAGATGATGAATAAATAGAGAtctcgagttttttttttttttcgataaactcAAAGCTCAAAATTCGGAATAGcgtgactggggaagtaccacAACCTTAtagtagatcacagctaaataaaatttCTGTCACGTTGTGTTGTAGTaagttcctgttgtgagtaagttAGCCAAAGCTGGACAAGAGCTCCGGGGAtagtcggcaacacgcttgaaATTTTCATGGCGTTGCAGGCGTAATGGCTCTACCATCAGGCAGACTGAAGTTACGGGTTAtatacgggtttctgtaaataaCTCACTATaaacggc contains these protein-coding regions:
- the LOC123656179 gene encoding uncharacterized protein LOC123656179 is translated as MAGKTVSFNTHCNLYECPIESIAKWLSCNGEVWGMGPTMVFASAAALFLYNELQATVFTPGDHVRVSLLEKTLISTMVVGMLSLMVHLWVCSMRFFQYYLDTLIKDSPSMLLELTTAGLLGQTEMVPLGPLTRFLKQQQPQIHITVCWFLSLCYADYVRKHYCRRFNMPYLEQWQAELHARVSHGVHSTVEKVNSAVCAAQRRLRRYTQSPPPATDEHTITKPKFQSESVCSKRPSLERVPACGACASVVRAGESSADIEKLRTFIAVVEHAECSSTHKINKKQTYYN
- the LOC123656178 gene encoding sodium-dependent serotonin transporter, whose protein sequence is MSPAPPDSPTAPAPAPTLPPQPSQPPPTTNSHKTRSIVVSLTPDRQRETWAKKAEFLLAVVGFAVDLGNVWRFPYICYQNGGGAFLIPYCIMLLFGGLPLFFMELALGQYHRCGCLTLWKRICPALKGVGYAICMIDIYMGMYYNTIIGWAVYYLVASLASINSVLPWTSCDNEWNTPLCMPVTSPQINPNASTPAKEFFERNVLEQHKSHGLDDMGPIKPSLALCVFGVFVLVYFSLWKGVRSAGKVVWVTALAPYVVLLILLARGVTLPGATEGIRYYLTPEWHKLQNSKVWIDAASQIFFSLGPGFGTLLALSSYNKFNNNCYRDALITSSINCLTSFLAGFVIFSVLGYMAHVQNKSIEEVGLEGPGLVFIVYPEAIATMTGSVFWAIIFFLMLITLGLDSTFGGLEAVTTALCDEYPRVLGRHREMFVAVLLLFIYICALPTTTYGGVYLVDLLNVYGPGLAILFVVFAEAAGVCWVYGVDKFSEDVRSMLGHTPGWFWRACWSYISPVFLLVLFVFSVLAHEEMLGGEYVFPRWSIRVGWLMTGTTVACIPLYIVYKFLITPGNCVNRIKAITRPEVTSIPPADHALCSL